In Papaver somniferum cultivar HN1 chromosome 9, ASM357369v1, whole genome shotgun sequence, the genomic stretch TAACAAAGATTTTAGGTCACGCAGATGTGACCTTCCAAAGGACATCTTAGTACCCATAGCTAAGGATATCGATACTGCTGATTCGTCAGGTGTCAACGTGGCTCTTACTGTAGATCTCAAAAAGTCATCTAAGAGGTCTGGAAGTTCAAAAAATAGCTCGAAAGGTGGTAAGAAGACCAGGATAAACATGAAAAGTTCAAGACCAGCAAACTCTAGTTGTGGCTTTGATAATGGTAAGGCTAATTCCCTGAATGAGGCTTCAGCACCTACATGCTCTGATATGAAGAGTCTTAGTCCTTCTGAGGTCAATGCGGCTGTTCCAGGTAACATCCCGTATTCAACATTGGTTCCTGCCAGAGGATTCTTAAAAACAAAAGTTGGTTGCGAAAAGGGGAAAGGAATGAATTGCCATTCTATTTCTGGGTCCCAAGGCAGTAGTGTTATACAACTTCCTGGTAAAGATAAACTAAGACATGAATCTACTGCTAGTATTAAAGAAATTCTGCAGGAATCATTGTCAAAAGGGCCCCTTGCTGGGAGTCATGGCATCTTAGATATTGCGGGGAATTACATTGATCATACCATGGAAGATTCTCCTCGACAAGTAAATCTCAAAACTAATGCTACTTGCTTATCTAAAATGGATATAGACACTCAAAGTGCTGCAGCAAGAACCCGCAGTAGGTTTAAAAACATAGAAGGAAAAGTCCATAAGAATACAATGTGTGGGGAACACTTGAGTGGAGGTCGTGTCACAAGTCCTTCTATCTGTAAAATTGACGCCATGGAGGAAACAGCGGATTCATCTAAAGGCAGAAGAACAAACAACAGAGGCAAAATCTCAAGAAACAAGTCGAAGGTGGCCAAACCTACCAACAGTAAGATTCATTACAAACAGAATGAAGTCTACTCTGCTTTTATGGGTCCTGATTTTACTAAGAGTAATGTACTAATGCTGACCATGCAGGAGGCAGAAGTGGTTTAGATCAGCCAAATGATCGATTTCAAGAGACTGTTCCTGGAAAAAGAATGTGGAAAGAAGTGAGTTCTTACATTAAATTTGGATTACTTTTTACAAATTCCCTTTTCATGCCATAGCTTAAGGATTGAGAAGGTATCCTCTGAAACTGACTAATAGCTGACTAGTTTGACCTTGCTGGCTTCTTAGCAGTTCTCAGGTGCCTTTTGTTGTTGGAGCTTTAGGTGCTGAACTACACCATTCGACTCTTACCACATTAGCTTAGATAAGCCTTTTAAATTTCTGAATAAGCATTTTTTTTCACGCCACTAAAACATGTCTCTTGTATTACATTATAGACCTTACTAGTGGCATGGTGGAATATATAATCATTACCCAACTACGTCGTTGTTCAGTGATTTTGCTCACTATTTTACTTAAATTTTTTAGTGAGGCCATAGCTTTTTATTTGTATTCAACTGTACAGTTTGGATAGGTCATCACAAAAAAGTCTAGCCTTGCACCCTTTAACATATATTTATTTGTTCTATTTGTTTAGGTATCCCCACCGCGTACTGCTGGGATTAACAGGAAGATGCAATATTCAAATACCCCAGAACAGTCTAGCCTAAGTCTCAAACGATCGAGATCTGGTAACTTGGATTTTTTTCCCCATGTTGCTTAATCGAACTCTCATTTCTGGTTAGCTACATGGAAGTACTTTTTATTTATTGTCTTGTTTTTTGCAGGGAGACTACTTATACCTCCACTGGAGTTTTGGCGGAATGAGCTAGTAATGTATGATAAGGTATGTGATGTTTTGCAGTGCCCTAAGGTCGTGACATGCTCAGTAGTTACACCCTATGTTTTTTTCTGAATTCTCTTTTTCTCCTTTTATCCTCACAGTATGCATAACTTAATATACTTGCCATTTTCTGACTCTTTTTCACTTTCCTCATGTTTTCGCATGCATTTCAATACACTCCTAATTGTGTCCCTCTGAAGTTAACATAAAACTGCTTTAACAGCCATGGTAGATTTTGAAATGCTAGTGGTAAATTCATTGCTGTGTTGCATTTTATTCTAATTGCATGGAATCTGCGCACATTGTTGCAGGATCGTGAGATAACTGGCATTCAGGAAGGCACGCCTAATGTTATAGATCATCCTATAGGTTTGTCTCATTTCAATTTCTGCACTTCATGATTCCACCCTCTCCTTTGATAAAAAGTAAGTAATTAATTTCGTATATTATATTGTATTTGTGGTATGTACTTTCTCTTGGAAACGAATGCCTTCTTGTTGCTGTACAAATATTGAGATTCTGCAGGGACTTTAGTGTCTCGTCGCAAAACACATTAAGTTTACTTATTGTTTCTGACACACATTTTGTACATTTGACAGGTTCTAGGTCTGAGCCCCCGAAAACCAAAAGAAAGCTAGTGTACTCGTAGATATTCGAGTCATTTTCTTGTCCATCAATGCATAAGCAGCTCAAGTGTATGATGATGAGTAGCAACACAAGAAAAAAGAAAGCTATTGAAGTCTGGGCAGGGTTATTTCTGTGGCACGCCTCACTTTTTGATGGGAAGAGCTGAAAGTGAATGTTTCTTTCACATCGCTCTGTTTTAATAGCCTTTCTCATTTCAATAATCATGTAAATGTTAAGTAGTTTCTTCAGATATTACCAGCTAGTTTCATGTCATCAGTGTGCACTTGGTTGCCTTTtctgtttagttttcaaacttgTACTTGATTCTTAGGTTGTATATGTAGTACCTGCCTAGTTTTAGTTTTGCACCCAGGTGCCTAGTTTGTGTTTCTTTCCTTTCCTAGGTTCTGGTGCTGAGTAGACCGGGTGAGGGCTTTCACGAAGTTAAGCATATTTAGGGACCATTTCGTAAGACAACAAAAATTTCACGTATATTACCCCGAAACGCGCGTGATTCTCGTTTATCCCGATTCCCTACCCAACTGTTTCTAATTATTTAAAAAAACGTTTATTAACATAGTACGTTTgcggatattaagaagaagaagaagaagaagaagctctgAATTCACAAATCTAACTTAGATTTTTGTCCCTGCACAAGGTAATAAACTCAATTTGTTCGAGATTCAGATCTGAAcagcaataataataattagttTCTACGTTACTGAGTTGTTATTGATAAGCTTTCAATtcacatttttcttcttctcttttttcgctTCAACTCCAAGTTTCTGCCTTTTCTTtgtaatttcttttcttttctgtctTTCATTATTTGAGTTTGGTAGATTCAAATTTGATTATAAATATACTAGCTTTCATCTTAGAAACCCATTCACATTGTTTCTTTCGatcaaagagaagaagaagtaaaaaaacACTCATTTACTGAGTTTGGTAAGTTCTAGTTTTTGGATCAGAAGAGTGATTGAATGTTGAATCCTTTTAGTTTTAGTTGGATCTTAGTTTGTGATGAAAGATGTTTCTTTTTGATCTTTTTATTGGTTATAACTGGAATTTCTTATTTGATTAGAGCGAGAGATCCAAGCAATGGCAACCAACGGAGATCACCAAAAGGCCCCTCCAACTCCATCTCCTCTAAGGAATTCTAAATTTTTTCAGGTAAAATGGCATATCTTTGTTTCTAAACATTTTGTATTTAGATCTCTAGTGTGAACGTTTTGTAGCTCGGTATCTTCTACATCGGTCTCGTGACTCTCGTCTCAAGATTCCCTGTTGTTGATTTTTGTGACTGTTTAATTTAACTTTTGCTCTAATGTCATTAAAATGTGCTTGGGAAATGGGTATTGCTGATCAATTTACCCGATAATGTTTCGCATTACATGAGAAATGAGTGATTTGAGTGTGGATCAGTTGGTGTGATAGCATGGCAATgtctttctcttttcttatttATGCTTAAGTCGTGCGTGCTAACTAAAACCGCCATCTGGTGTGTGTAAAGTTTCTCCTTGGGGGAATATCAGTCTATTCTCATGATCCTTACAATTGTATTGTCTGGTACATTTGTCTGGGAGCCTATTTGGGAGTAAGCGCTATAACTCTATAAGGATTGTGATGTTGGTACCTTTAAGAGAAGATTTCCTTCTGCATTATTATTACATTAAACTATTCTCCGTTATTTCTGTTATAAGATGATATTCTGTGATAGTAACCAGTTCTCTTACGATTAACAGTCCAATATGCGAATCCTTATTACTGGAGGAGCTGGGTTCATTGGCTCCCACCTTGTAGATAAGTTGATGGAAAATGAAAAAAACGAGGTACTCTTTCCTTTCTACTTatctttcttttgctttttttttttttgaaattaatgGTTGTATGCCTGGTGGACTTTGCTAGAATCTACAAGCATAGTTTAAATAAGTATCTCTTTGTTACTCAGATTTTTCCTGGTTACCACAGGTTATTGTTGCTGATAACTACTTCACCGGTTCAAAAGACAACATAAAGAAGTGGATTGGTCACCCAAGATTTGAGCTTATTCGACACGGTATCTACTTCCTATTCAACTTAACTTGATTGTGAATCAGTGCACAACCCATCCTCTTACCAAGTTCTCCTCATGGAACCTTACATGATGTAGAATAAAAGGCATAGACTGTACAGAATAATGATTAACTGAAAGAACATAAAAAGAAATTATCTCCTACTTGCCGATCACTTGACATTTGGCGTTTTATCATTCTGCAGATGTGACAGAACCACTGCTGATTGAGGTTGATCGAATATACCATCTTGCCTGCCCTGCATCTCCAATTTTCTACAAACACAACCCAGTAAAGGTAGTTAAATTCCCATCAAACATCTGGGCACGAGATCTGTGCTCTTTCCCATGTTTTGGGTAAACCATGACCTCTGAAACCAAACATGACATATATCTGTTACTTTCTAAAAGTCGATGCACGTCATTTATAGGACTGTTTCAGTCCTTACATGTTTACCTTAATTTTGGAGATGGTTTGATTGACTGATTAGTGGTTGATACTCCACAGACGATAAAGACAAATGTCATTGGCACTTTAAATATGTTGGGACTTGCAAAGAGAGTTGGAGCCAGGTTGGTGGTTTCTACCATTTCGTAGTGAATTAACCTAATATGTGTTTTGGAGTCCATATTTCTTTTTCACTCATGATGCAATCCAACAGGATTTTGTTGACATCGACCTCGGAGGTGTATGGAGACCCTCTTGTGCATCCCCAGACTGAAGATTATTGGGGAAATGTGAACCCGATTGGTAGATTTGCTGACTCTGACAGCTCAGTTTTTACAACTTTTGGTTATTATAAGTGGGTTGTACTTGCCTATAAGCTCCCCTGAAAAGTTTTCTCGGGAGTTGGGTCAATCACAATTTACCTCTTAAGCCAATTTCAATCAATTTATTCTATATATTGTCTTGGCTTAATCCTGTATTCGCTTTCCCTCTTAAGCCAACAATGATGGTGCGGTTGATCTAATCCAGCAGTAGTTTGTGCTTAACAACCAAGCATTACAAATTTACGAGGTTTGATTGAAAAGGATATCTTGACTTATGCTTCAGGTGTCAGAAGCTGCTATGATGAGGGAAAGCGTGTTGCGGAGACTTTGATGTTTGATTATCACAGACAGCATGGCATAGGTAAACCGGCAGGGATTCCTGGAAAGTAAATAAGATGAACTACCTTGCTGGATGTCGTTTTGTAAGTTTTAAGCTTTGCTTGTATTTGTACCCACAGAAATTCGCATTGCCagaattttcaatacttatggaccCAGGATGAATATTGATGATGGACGTGTTGTCAGCAATTTCATCGCTCAAGCACTCcggtaacttcttcttcttcttttctttctttctttttttcttctcttttatgcACACGAGCACCTTTGGAGTTTTCATCCCCTCTCATGCTTTTGTGAATTCCATTAAAATTAATCTTTTGCTTGTGATTTGTGCAGAGGTGAATCTTTGACAGTTCAAGCTCCTGGAACTCAAACTAGGAGTTTTTGCTTCGTTTCCGACATGGTAATATACTAGAAAAGCTTTGTCTGCTTTCAAGAATTTCAGAGTGAATAtctttgtttcttacttctcaTTGTATTTTGCCAATATTGAAAGGTTGATGGCCTTATTCGCCTCATGGAAGGAGAAAATACAGGACCCATTAACATTGGAAACCCAGGTTCAGCTACTTGATTTTTATGAAATTATTGGAGGATTTTCATATTAATTTATTCAAAAGAAACATTAGTTGATTCTAAGTTATTTATTCTGGGATAATATAGGTGAATTTACAATGATGGAACTCGCCGAGACAGTGAAGGAGGTCAGTTGTGGTTTATCATTAGAAATATGCAAAATGCTGTGAAAAGGATCACATTACTTCTCTGGCACGGACCTGTTACATCTTTTGGCTCCACCATCCAGTTTTCCATTCACACATAAAATGTTTCAGCCAATTCAATCTTGCAGGTTGTGGATTTCTGTTTGTGGGATTCTGATCATTGTTATACTTGATCATGTGGTTTGCAGTTGATTGATCCTGACGTGAAGTTGAAAGTTGTGGAGAATACACCAGATGACCCACGTCAAAGAAAGCCAGACATCTCAAAGGCGAAGGAGTTGCTCAGATGGGAACCAAAGGTCAGTCTGCGCGAGGGTCTTCCTCTAATGGAAGAAGATTTTCGACAGAGGCTTGGAGTCGCCAAGAAGAATTAACTGCCGCACCATAAACATATGAACAGAGAGAAACTACAAGAGTTTTGCAGCCATTTGGCCTAgtgtgtgtttctatttgatattCCATCATCAAAAAAAGAAGTAAATGGTATCAACTTACTTCCTACTTAGTTTATCAAGTACATTGTGTTTAAATATGGTATGAATATGATATATGTTATTTGGTTCCTGTAAAATGAGAGAGGTTCCCTAGCTCATCAATTTCATTACTATGGCTATAATAGTGAAATCCATGTGCTTCAGTGGGTTAAGATTCATAAATGGATAGATTTTACTTTAAACCTTCTGAAAACATCACACCACGTCCTAATTTTTATACCCATTATTCCAGTTTAGCAACCGATTTAAGACTCGAGCAAGAAAAAGAAGGGGCATCGACATATTTGACCAAAAAAGTTAAGGCTCAATTTCATATCGCAGCAGTTCCAACCATCCACATTCATTAAATTTCTCTCAGTTCTCTGTTCCATCATcagtttattataacaaaaaacaATACACTTCTCTTTTAAAAATTGTGGACCGTCAATATAATGCTATCAACATTGATGCTAGAACTAAAGAATCCTTATTATCTTTTGTTTATGGAGCCTTGGATGAGGATATTAGGGACTCCCATTGGACTATCTTATGAATGTTTCAAATCAGCACAATTTACCTTGGGTTGTCATAGGGGATCTTAACTTTATTCTCAGCAAGATGAAAAGAGGGAGGAAATGCTGTTAATCAGGTTGATATTGATAGGGCCAAGAATATTCTCTCTAGTTGCAGTTTGCATAGTATGTCCTAGATAGGAAACCCATTTACTTGGTCAAATAGGAGACAAGGTCAAGAGTTAATCTTAGAAAGGCTAGACAGATGTGTTACCAATCTGGAGTGGTAACATAATTATCCTAGAGCTGCTGTTTATCACCTCATTCCTATGGCTAGTGACCACTGCTCTATTCTCTTAACTACTGCTAGAAATGAATCTAAAGTTTTTAAACCATTCAGATTCAATAGAGCCTGGTTTAGAGATGCCACTTGTAAAGATCTTATTGAAAGCAGCTGGAAAAAATGTGGAATGGGTTCTCCTGCTTTTAGACACTCAAAAGCCTTGACTGTCACTAAGGAAGAACTTAGGAAATGGAACTACAATGTTTTTGGTAATATATCTACTCAGATAAATAAGCTTGAAACTACTTTGCATAATCTTTTATATACTAATCATGCTCctaactctgctgttgttgtggaAGTGCAATCTAAGCTTAAACATAGGTATGACATTAAGGAGGATTTCTGGAGGCAAAGAGGTAAGGAAGAAGCTTTTAAATTTGGGGAAAGGAACACTGCTTACTTTCATAATAAAACAAATTTTAGAAGGAAAACAACCCAAATAGATACTATCCAAAATGACATGGGAATCTGGTTAACCGA encodes the following:
- the LOC113312684 gene encoding kinetochore-associated protein KNL-2 homolog is translated as MRLKKCIDSVTRNEASKDILVPIANDLNNDNPKEVSVVSKGSSKGFGADSISVGSDARTVDSCELTVDVPFLPLNEKGVKSLDTELHETKETSIDKEGGAEENKQDNPNDSGNESERDSVKENSIKEKSGTPDDEVPGVQLNEEVTELFVLELFSTEETLTGKEDGENVNILHPSRRITRYTLKNVVNYSKASNGHHVSKKSLEEKRVSTSPNEGCLNKDFRSRRCDLPKDILVPIAKDIDTADSSGVNVALTVDLKKSSKRSGSSKNSSKGGKKTRINMKSSRPANSSCGFDNGKANSLNEASAPTCSDMKSLSPSEVNAAVPGNIPYSTLVPARGFLKTKVGCEKGKGMNCHSISGSQGSSVIQLPGKDKLRHESTASIKEILQESLSKGPLAGSHGILDIAGNYIDHTMEDSPRQVNLKTNATCLSKMDIDTQSAAARTRSRFKNIEGKVHKNTMCGEHLSGGRVTSPSICKIDAMEETADSSKGRRTNNRGKISRNKSKVAKPTNRGRSGLDQPNDRFQETVPGKRMWKEVSPPRTAGINRKMQYSNTPEQSSLSLKRSRSGRLLIPPLEFWRNELVMYDKDREITGIQEGTPNVIDHPIGSRSEPPKTKRKLVYS
- the LOC113310378 gene encoding UDP-glucuronic acid decarboxylase 6-like, with amino-acid sequence MATNGDHQKAPPTPSPLRNSKFFQSNMRILITGGAGFIGSHLVDKLMENEKNEVIVADNYFTGSKDNIKKWIGHPRFELIRHDVTEPLLIEVDRIYHLACPASPIFYKHNPVKTIKTNVIGTLNMLGLAKRVGARILLTSTSEVYGDPLVHPQTEDYWGNVNPIGVRSCYDEGKRVAETLMFDYHRQHGIEIRIARIFNTYGPRMNIDDGRVVSNFIAQALRGESLTVQAPGTQTRSFCFVSDMVDGLIRLMEGENTGPINIGNPGEFTMMELAETVKELIDPDVKLKVVENTPDDPRQRKPDISKAKELLRWEPKVSLREGLPLMEEDFRQRLGVAKKN